The Microbacterium sp. Nx66 genome contains a region encoding:
- a CDS encoding metallophosphoesterase — translation MQVGASRAAHPALIALGAVGAVGAAAAIWGIGIERYLFTVREVSAEALPTGAAPLRILHLSDAHMAPWQHRKQDWLASLADLKPDLIVNTGDNLGHEEGLQGIRRAFAPFAGIPGVFVHGSNDVNGPSPRNPLRYFSGPSQKHREPTLLDTAAMDRYFTDELGWADLNNTATRLTVRGAAVDLFGVDDAHRDWERLDVLPAALEALGPRTDATPVLGVTHAPYQRVLNGFVDLGADAILGGHTHGGQVCLPGFGAIVANCDIPLKQAKGLSTWTHGDRSVPLNVSAGCGHSIYAPVRFACRPEATLLTLTPRA, via the coding sequence GTGCAAGTAGGCGCGTCCCGCGCGGCGCACCCGGCCCTCATCGCGCTCGGCGCGGTGGGGGCCGTCGGTGCGGCCGCGGCGATCTGGGGTATCGGCATCGAGCGGTATCTGTTCACGGTGCGGGAGGTCTCGGCAGAGGCGCTTCCGACGGGCGCGGCGCCGCTGCGCATCCTGCATCTCTCCGATGCGCACATGGCGCCCTGGCAGCACCGGAAGCAGGACTGGCTCGCGTCCCTGGCCGACCTGAAGCCCGACCTCATCGTCAACACGGGCGACAACCTCGGGCACGAAGAGGGCTTGCAGGGCATCCGCCGGGCGTTCGCTCCCTTCGCCGGTATTCCCGGGGTGTTCGTGCACGGCTCCAATGACGTCAACGGCCCCTCCCCCCGGAATCCGCTGCGGTACTTCTCCGGACCGTCGCAGAAGCACCGCGAGCCCACGCTGCTCGACACGGCAGCGATGGACCGCTACTTCACGGACGAGCTCGGCTGGGCCGACCTGAACAACACGGCGACGCGCCTCACGGTGCGGGGCGCCGCCGTCGACCTGTTCGGCGTCGACGACGCCCACCGCGACTGGGAGCGGCTGGACGTGCTGCCTGCGGCCCTCGAGGCGCTGGGCCCCCGAACGGATGCGACGCCGGTGCTCGGAGTCACGCACGCGCCGTATCAGCGCGTGCTCAACGGTTTCGTCGACCTCGGCGCGGACGCCATCCTCGGCGGGCACACGCACGGCGGGCAGGTCTGCCTCCCCGGCTTCGGGGCCATCGTGGCCAACTGCGACATCCCACTGAAGCAGGCCAAGGGGCTCAGCACCTGGACGCACGGCGACCGTTCCGTACCCCTGAACGTCAGCGCCGGCTGCGGACACTCGATCTACGCGCCGGTCCGCTTCGCGTGCCGCCCCGAGGCGACACTGCTCACCCTGACCCCGCGCGCCTGA
- a CDS encoding VanZ family protein, with amino-acid sequence MGRLLPPPRRSTRLWAVALGLPFLIGVALLTLTPARVEQTMPNLLDLLLRAVQRLGWTSLDFTRLEVLANIAVFIPVGVLAFLLVPRRTWPLSLLVGPALSLAIETAQYVALPHRAATVSDVVANSTGATIGVVLAIFCTLLAATPSSRPRTPTVEAS; translated from the coding sequence ATGGGGAGGCTCCTGCCACCGCCGCGACGTTCGACGCGCCTGTGGGCCGTCGCCCTCGGACTCCCCTTCCTCATCGGGGTGGCCCTCCTCACCCTCACGCCTGCCCGCGTGGAGCAGACGATGCCCAATCTGCTCGATCTCCTGCTTCGCGCTGTCCAGCGGCTCGGCTGGACGAGCCTGGACTTCACGCGCCTCGAGGTGCTGGCGAACATCGCCGTCTTCATCCCCGTCGGCGTCCTCGCCTTCCTGCTCGTCCCCCGTCGTACGTGGCCGCTGTCGCTGCTCGTCGGCCCCGCGCTGTCCCTCGCCATCGAGACCGCGCAGTATGTCGCCCTCCCCCATCGCGCTGCGACCGTGAGCGACGTGGTGGCCAACTCCACCGGCGCGACCATCGGCGTCGTCCTCGCGATATTCTGCACGCTGCTCGCCGCCACACCGTCCTCCCGGCCGCGAACACCTACAGTGGAGGCATCATGA
- a CDS encoding HAD-IIB family hydrolase, with the protein MTSPSLVAFDLDDTLAPSKGTIDPQIAALLGELLRSVEVAIISGGNEAQFRSQVVAQLADADPEALARLHLLPTCGTRYLRHDGTDFVAVYAHDLSDDEKTAALTALREEAERLGLWEAEPWGEILEDRGSQITFSALGQQAPRDAKHAWDPTGSKRGALRDAVAARLPGLEVRSGGSTSIDITRAGIDKAFGMRQLATHTGIDLTAMLFYGDRLDEGGNDYPVLALGVPSVAVEGWEDTAARLQELLPTLSTRV; encoded by the coding sequence ATGACATCGCCCTCTCTCGTCGCCTTCGACCTCGATGACACGCTCGCGCCGTCCAAGGGCACGATCGACCCGCAGATCGCCGCGCTTCTGGGTGAGCTGCTGCGGTCGGTGGAGGTCGCGATCATCTCCGGCGGCAACGAGGCGCAGTTCCGCTCGCAGGTCGTCGCTCAGCTCGCGGATGCCGATCCGGAGGCGCTCGCCCGCCTGCACCTGCTGCCGACATGCGGCACGCGCTACCTGCGGCATGACGGCACCGACTTCGTCGCGGTGTACGCGCATGACCTGAGCGACGACGAGAAGACCGCCGCCCTCACCGCCCTGCGCGAGGAGGCGGAGCGCCTCGGACTGTGGGAGGCGGAGCCCTGGGGGGAGATCCTGGAAGACCGCGGCTCGCAGATCACGTTCTCCGCGCTCGGTCAGCAGGCGCCGCGCGACGCGAAGCACGCGTGGGATCCGACGGGCTCGAAGCGCGGAGCCCTCCGCGATGCCGTGGCCGCACGGCTCCCGGGCCTCGAGGTGCGTTCGGGCGGCTCGACCTCGATCGACATCACCCGCGCGGGGATCGACAAGGCGTTCGGCATGCGGCAGCTCGCCACCCACACCGGCATCGACCTGACCGCGATGCTCTTCTACGGCGACCGCCTCGACGAGGGCGGCAACGACTACCCCGTCCTCGCGCTCGGAGTGCCGTCGGTGGCCGTCGAGGGCTGGGAGGACACGGCCGCCCGCCTGCAGGAGCTGCTGCCGACCCTCTCCACCCGGGTCTGA
- a CDS encoding alpha-hydroxy acid oxidase, with protein sequence MVQRQLPNPAELLELMKFKKPELDGRKRRLDAALTIDDLRKIAKRRTPKAAFDYTDGAAEGELSLSRARQAFQDVEFHPGILKPAPDVDTAVDILGGPSALPFGIAPTGFTRLMQTEGEVAGAGAAAAAGIPFTLSTLGTTSIEDVKAATIREPQGPVPGRNWFQLYVMRDREISYELARRAAAAGFDTLQFTVDTPVAGARLRDKRNGFSIPPQLTLGTIINAIPRPWWWFDFLTTPKLEFASLSTTGGTVGELLDAAMDPTISYDDLAVIRDIWPGKIVIKGVQNVEDSVRLRDAGVDGIVLSNHGGRQLDRAPIPFHLLPEVRRAVGDDFTVMIDTGIMNGADIVASVALGADFTLIGRAYLYGLMAGGRQGVDRTIAILRSEIERTMRLLGVASLAELEPAHVTQLTRLVPVSRAAGIEVH encoded by the coding sequence ATGGTCCAGCGCCAGCTCCCCAACCCCGCCGAGCTGTTGGAGCTCATGAAGTTCAAGAAGCCGGAGCTCGACGGGCGCAAGCGGCGCCTCGACGCCGCGCTCACCATCGACGACCTGCGGAAGATCGCCAAGCGCCGCACGCCGAAGGCCGCCTTCGACTACACGGACGGTGCCGCCGAGGGTGAGCTGTCGCTGAGCAGAGCACGCCAGGCGTTCCAGGACGTCGAGTTCCACCCCGGGATCCTCAAGCCGGCCCCGGACGTCGACACGGCCGTCGACATCCTCGGCGGTCCTTCCGCGCTCCCGTTCGGCATCGCGCCGACCGGCTTCACCCGTCTCATGCAGACGGAGGGCGAGGTCGCGGGCGCCGGAGCCGCGGCCGCCGCGGGCATCCCGTTCACACTGTCCACCCTCGGGACGACGTCGATCGAGGACGTCAAGGCAGCGACGATCCGGGAGCCGCAGGGGCCCGTGCCCGGTCGGAACTGGTTCCAGCTCTACGTGATGCGTGACCGCGAGATCTCCTACGAGCTCGCCCGTCGTGCCGCGGCCGCCGGCTTCGACACCCTGCAGTTCACCGTCGACACCCCGGTCGCCGGTGCCCGTCTCCGTGACAAGCGCAACGGCTTCAGCATCCCGCCGCAGCTCACGCTCGGCACGATCATCAACGCGATCCCGCGGCCGTGGTGGTGGTTCGACTTCCTGACCACCCCGAAGCTGGAGTTCGCGTCGCTGAGCACGACCGGCGGCACCGTGGGCGAGCTCCTCGACGCGGCGATGGATCCGACCATCAGCTACGACGACCTCGCCGTCATCCGCGACATCTGGCCCGGCAAGATCGTCATCAAGGGCGTGCAGAACGTCGAGGACTCCGTGCGCCTGCGGGATGCGGGCGTGGACGGCATCGTCCTGTCGAACCACGGCGGCCGTCAGCTCGACCGCGCGCCCATCCCGTTCCACCTCCTGCCCGAGGTCCGTCGTGCGGTCGGCGACGACTTCACGGTCATGATCGACACCGGGATCATGAACGGCGCCGACATCGTGGCGTCCGTCGCGCTGGGCGCCGACTTCACGCTGATCGGCCGCGCGTACCTCTACGGCCTGATGGCGGGCGGACGGCAGGGCGTCGACCGCACGATCGCCATCCTGCGCAGCGAGATCGAGCGCACGATGCGGCTGCTCGGCGTCGCGTCGCTCGCGGAGCTCGAGCCGGCCCACGTGACCCAGCTCACGCGCTTGGTGCCCGTCTCCCGCGCCGCCGGCATCGAGGTGCACTGA
- a CDS encoding FadR/GntR family transcriptional regulator — protein sequence MTEQPARAWRLVLEHIERDLLDGRLGPGDRLPSERDLASDLGVGRSSVREAFRVLEVLGLIRTATGSGPQSGAIVIATPTGGMSALLRLQVAAQGFPLDDVVRTRLVLEDAVVEAMAAASDRDTSRAHELLTAMDDGALTPAEFLALDAQLHLSLAEGSGNTVIAAMMAGLRSSIESYVLAGAATVDDWDRMAARLRSEHRALVAAIDDGDADTARRLVRTHITGYYTAAGLTRAITPQN from the coding sequence ATGACGGAGCAGCCGGCGCGTGCATGGCGACTCGTGCTCGAGCACATCGAGCGTGATCTGCTCGACGGTCGCCTCGGCCCGGGCGACCGGCTGCCGTCGGAGCGCGACCTCGCCAGCGACCTCGGCGTCGGGCGATCGAGCGTGCGGGAGGCCTTCCGGGTGCTCGAGGTGCTCGGGCTCATCCGCACCGCGACCGGCTCCGGCCCCCAGTCGGGCGCCATCGTCATCGCCACCCCCACCGGCGGCATGTCCGCGCTCCTGCGGCTCCAGGTGGCCGCGCAGGGCTTCCCGCTCGACGACGTGGTCCGCACGCGTCTCGTGCTGGAGGACGCGGTCGTCGAGGCCATGGCCGCCGCCTCGGACCGCGACACCTCCCGGGCCCACGAGCTGCTCACCGCGATGGATGACGGTGCCCTCACGCCGGCCGAGTTCCTGGCCCTCGATGCGCAGCTGCATCTCTCCCTCGCCGAGGGCAGCGGCAACACGGTCATCGCGGCGATGATGGCGGGGCTCCGTTCCTCCATCGAGTCCTACGTGCTCGCCGGGGCCGCGACCGTCGACGACTGGGATCGGATGGCCGCCCGCCTGCGCTCCGAGCACCGCGCTCTGGTCGCGGCGATCGACGACGGCGACGCCGACACCGCCCGCCGTCTCGTCCGCACCCATATCACCGGCTACTACACCGCCGCGGGTCTCACCCGTGCCATCACACCGCAGAACTGA
- a CDS encoding thymidine kinase, producing MAKLYFRYGAMNSGKSTALLQAAYNYEERGQHVLLAKPAIDTKGAGEIESRLGVTRPVDVLIGPEDDARALFAIHRERMRRSTEEELIPTGPVDVACLLVDEAQFLTPTQIDDLFRIAVEDGIPVMAYGIRNDFRTHAFPGSARLLAIAHSLEELKTICRCGRKAVFNGRVVGGRFVFDGDQVAIDEGADGSSSPELTTYESLCGTCYLEESGGRLG from the coding sequence GTGGCGAAGCTCTACTTCCGCTACGGCGCGATGAACTCGGGCAAGTCTACCGCCCTCCTGCAGGCTGCCTACAACTATGAGGAGCGCGGCCAGCACGTGCTGCTCGCCAAGCCCGCGATCGACACCAAGGGTGCGGGGGAGATCGAGAGCCGCCTCGGGGTCACGCGTCCGGTCGACGTCCTCATCGGACCGGAAGACGACGCCCGCGCGCTCTTCGCGATCCATCGGGAGCGCATGCGTCGGTCGACGGAGGAGGAGCTCATCCCGACGGGGCCCGTCGACGTGGCCTGCCTGCTCGTCGACGAGGCGCAGTTCCTGACGCCGACCCAGATCGACGACCTCTTCCGGATCGCGGTGGAGGACGGCATCCCGGTGATGGCCTACGGGATCCGCAACGACTTCCGCACGCACGCCTTCCCCGGATCGGCCCGGCTCCTCGCCATCGCGCACTCGCTCGAGGAACTGAAGACGATCTGTCGCTGCGGGCGCAAGGCGGTGTTCAACGGCCGGGTGGTCGGCGGCCGGTTCGTGTTCGACGGCGACCAGGTCGCGATCGACGAGGGCGCCGACGGTTCTTCCTCGCCCGAACTCACGACCTACGAGTCGCTGTGCGGCACCTGCTACCTGGAGGAGTCCGGCGGCCGTCTCGGCTGA
- a CDS encoding malate:quinone oxidoreductase, producing MTENVDVVLIGGGIMSATLGTLLHELQPDWKIVAFERLSDVAQESSNPWNNAGTGHAALCELNYMPQQGDAPLDPAKAISINEQFQQSRQFWSSLVEKGVLDEPSTFINATPHMTFVRGEKDVAYLKKRYEVLKEQPLFAGIEYSEDSRVINQWAPLLMQKRRKGEPFAATRVPAGTDVDFGALTHQLFGHLRDSGVSVRTNHEVKSLTRQKDGTWLIKYRTTIGRTPNEIKAKFVFVGAGGWALKLLQNSGIPEIKGYGVFPIGGQFLKTTNPKIVAQHKAKVYSQASVGAPPMSVPHLDTRVVDGEASLMFGPFATFSPKFLKNGSMLDIVTQVRPHNLWPMLRVAFANPDLITYLISELMKNHRKKVDSLRTFMPTAKDEDWTLIDAGQRAQVMKKDPKKGGVLQFGTEVVAAGDGSIAGLLGASPGASTAVPIMLDLLKKCFPGEYPGWESQLRELIPTFGRKLNGDAELAEESTTATAAVLGINA from the coding sequence GTGACTGAAAACGTCGATGTCGTCCTGATCGGCGGTGGCATCATGAGCGCCACCCTGGGTACCCTGCTGCACGAGCTGCAGCCGGACTGGAAGATCGTCGCCTTCGAGCGGCTGTCGGACGTGGCGCAGGAGAGCTCGAATCCCTGGAACAACGCCGGGACCGGGCACGCCGCGCTGTGCGAGCTGAACTACATGCCGCAGCAGGGTGACGCGCCGCTCGACCCCGCCAAGGCGATCTCGATCAACGAGCAGTTCCAGCAGAGCCGCCAGTTCTGGTCCTCCCTCGTCGAGAAGGGCGTGCTGGACGAGCCGTCGACCTTCATCAACGCGACGCCGCACATGACGTTCGTGCGCGGCGAGAAGGACGTGGCGTACCTCAAGAAGCGTTACGAGGTGCTCAAGGAGCAGCCGCTGTTCGCGGGCATCGAGTACAGCGAGGACTCCCGCGTCATCAACCAGTGGGCGCCGCTGCTCATGCAGAAGCGCCGCAAGGGTGAGCCGTTCGCGGCCACCCGGGTGCCCGCCGGCACGGACGTCGACTTCGGTGCGCTCACGCACCAGCTCTTCGGCCACCTCCGCGACTCGGGCGTCTCGGTCCGCACGAACCACGAGGTCAAGTCGCTCACGCGTCAGAAGGACGGCACCTGGCTCATCAAGTACCGCACCACGATCGGCCGCACTCCGAACGAGATCAAGGCGAAGTTCGTGTTCGTCGGCGCGGGCGGGTGGGCGCTCAAGCTCCTGCAGAATTCCGGCATCCCCGAGATCAAGGGCTACGGCGTCTTCCCGATCGGTGGACAGTTCCTCAAGACGACCAACCCGAAGATCGTCGCGCAGCACAAGGCCAAGGTCTACTCGCAGGCCTCGGTCGGCGCCCCGCCGATGTCGGTCCCACACCTCGACACGCGTGTCGTCGACGGCGAGGCCTCGCTCATGTTCGGCCCGTTCGCGACGTTCAGCCCCAAGTTCCTCAAGAACGGGTCGATGCTCGACATCGTCACGCAGGTCCGTCCGCACAACCTCTGGCCGATGCTGCGGGTGGCTTTCGCGAACCCCGACCTCATCACGTACCTCATCAGCGAGCTGATGAAGAATCACCGCAAGAAGGTCGACAGCCTCCGCACCTTCATGCCCACCGCGAAGGACGAGGACTGGACGCTCATCGACGCCGGTCAGCGCGCCCAGGTCATGAAGAAGGACCCGAAGAAGGGCGGCGTGCTCCAGTTCGGAACCGAGGTCGTCGCGGCCGGTGACGGCTCGATCGCGGGCCTCCTCGGTGCGTCGCCCGGCGCCTCCACGGCCGTGCCGATCATGCTCGACCTGCTGAAGAAGTGCTTCCCCGGCGAGTACCCGGGCTGGGAGTCGCAGCTGCGCGAACTCATCCCCACCTTCGGCCGGAAGCTCAACGGTGACGCGGAGCTCGCGGAGGAGTCCACCACCGCCACTGCCGCCGTCCTCGGCATCAACGCCTGA
- a CDS encoding aspartate-semialdehyde dehydrogenase: MTRISESGLSVAIVGATGQVGTVMREILAERSFPIRELRLFSSARSAGTAIEFGGQTVIVEDVEAADPSGIDIALFSAGATASRAYAPRFAEAGAVVVDNSSAWRMDPEVPLVVSEVNPHAIDDRPKGIIANPNCTTMAAMPVLKVLDAEAGLERLIVSTYQAVSGSGLAGAQELLGQVEGVLAQGDTLRLVHDGSAVDFPEPEKYVAPIAFDVIPLAGNLVDDGDNETDEEKKLRNESRKILELPGLRVAGTCVRVPVFTGHSLSIHAEFSRDLTPDRAREVLSAAPGVVLDEVPTPLQAAGKDPSFVGRIRADQSAPEGKGLVLFISNDNLRKGAALNAVQIAEVLAERLAPVS; this comes from the coding sequence ATGACCCGCATCTCCGAATCAGGACTCTCCGTCGCCATCGTCGGCGCCACCGGCCAGGTGGGCACCGTGATGCGCGAGATTCTCGCGGAGCGTTCGTTCCCGATCCGCGAGCTGCGGCTGTTCTCGTCGGCGCGTTCCGCCGGCACGGCGATCGAGTTCGGTGGGCAGACGGTGATCGTGGAAGACGTCGAGGCGGCCGACCCGTCGGGCATCGACATCGCCCTGTTCTCCGCCGGTGCCACCGCCAGCCGGGCATACGCGCCGCGCTTCGCCGAGGCCGGCGCCGTGGTCGTCGACAACTCCAGCGCCTGGCGCATGGACCCCGAGGTCCCGCTCGTCGTCAGCGAGGTCAACCCGCACGCGATCGACGACCGCCCCAAGGGCATCATCGCCAACCCGAACTGCACCACGATGGCCGCGATGCCGGTGCTGAAGGTCCTCGACGCCGAGGCCGGCCTCGAGCGCCTGATCGTGTCGACCTACCAGGCGGTGTCCGGCTCCGGACTCGCCGGCGCGCAGGAGCTGCTCGGCCAGGTCGAGGGCGTGCTCGCGCAGGGCGACACCCTCCGCCTGGTCCACGACGGCTCCGCGGTCGACTTCCCCGAGCCCGAGAAGTACGTCGCCCCGATCGCCTTCGACGTGATCCCGCTCGCGGGCAACCTCGTGGACGACGGGGACAACGAGACCGACGAGGAGAAGAAGCTCCGCAACGAGAGCCGGAAGATCCTCGAGCTGCCCGGCCTCCGCGTCGCCGGCACGTGCGTCCGGGTGCCGGTGTTCACGGGCCACTCGCTGTCGATCCACGCCGAGTTCTCCCGCGATCTGACGCCCGACCGCGCCAGGGAAGTGCTGAGCGCGGCGCCCGGTGTCGTGCTCGACGAGGTGCCGACCCCGCTGCAGGCCGCGGGCAAGGACCCGAGCTTCGTGGGCCGCATCCGCGCCGACCAGTCGGCTCCGGAGGGCAAGGGCCTCGTGCTCTTCATCAGCAACGACAACCTCCGCAAGGGGGCGGCGCTGAACGCGGTGCAGATCGCCGAGGTGCTCGCGGAGCGTCTCGCCCCGGTCTCCTGA
- a CDS encoding aspartate kinase has protein sequence MALIVQKYGGSSVADAESIKRVAKRIVDTRRAGHDVVVAVSAMGDTTDELLDLANEVAPIPAPRELDMLLSSGERISMALLAMAIHSMGFEARSFTGSQAGMITDSQHGAARIVDVTPVRLREALDEGAIVIVAGFQGFNRDTRDITTLGRGGSDTTAVALAAALSADVCEIYSDVDGIFTADPRVIPKAQKLDHVSSEEMLELAANGAKVLYIRAVEYARRHGVLIHARSTFSSAEGTYVLGEGMKNPREAEGAVMEEPIVAGVATDFSQAKITVAGVPDVPGKAAEIFKIVAKSGANVDMIVQNVSATGRTDISFTVPKADAAAALKALAGEQTEVGFQNLIHDDQIGKLSVVGAGMRTHSGVSATLFEALSAGGINIEMISTSEIRISVVLRDTDLTEAARTVHTAYGLDGDAEATVHAGTGR, from the coding sequence GTGGCCCTCATCGTGCAGAAGTACGGCGGCTCGTCCGTCGCCGACGCAGAGAGCATCAAGCGCGTCGCCAAGCGCATCGTCGACACCCGTCGCGCCGGTCACGACGTCGTCGTCGCCGTGAGCGCGATGGGCGACACGACCGATGAGCTGCTGGACCTCGCGAACGAGGTCGCGCCGATCCCGGCTCCGCGCGAGCTCGACATGCTCCTGTCCAGCGGCGAGCGGATCTCGATGGCGCTGCTGGCGATGGCGATCCACTCCATGGGCTTCGAGGCGCGGTCGTTCACCGGCAGCCAGGCCGGCATGATCACCGACTCGCAGCACGGCGCGGCGCGCATCGTCGACGTCACGCCCGTCCGGCTCCGCGAGGCGCTCGACGAGGGCGCGATCGTCATCGTCGCGGGCTTCCAGGGCTTCAACCGCGATACCCGCGACATCACCACGCTCGGCCGCGGCGGGTCGGACACGACGGCGGTCGCGCTGGCGGCCGCGCTGTCCGCCGATGTCTGCGAGATCTACAGCGACGTCGACGGCATCTTCACGGCCGACCCGCGGGTGATCCCGAAGGCGCAGAAGCTCGACCACGTCTCCAGCGAGGAGATGCTGGAGCTCGCCGCCAACGGTGCCAAGGTCCTCTACATCCGTGCCGTGGAGTACGCCCGCCGGCACGGTGTCCTCATCCACGCCCGGTCGACGTTCTCGTCGGCCGAGGGCACATACGTTCTGGGCGAGGGCATGAAGAACCCTCGCGAAGCCGAGGGAGCAGTCATGGAAGAACCGATCGTCGCCGGCGTCGCCACCGACTTCAGCCAGGCCAAGATCACCGTCGCCGGGGTGCCGGACGTCCCTGGTAAGGCCGCCGAGATCTTCAAGATCGTCGCGAAGTCCGGCGCCAACGTCGACATGATCGTCCAGAACGTGTCGGCGACGGGACGCACCGACATCTCCTTCACGGTTCCCAAGGCCGATGCCGCTGCGGCGCTCAAGGCCCTCGCCGGCGAGCAGACCGAGGTCGGCTTCCAGAACCTCATCCACGACGACCAGATCGGCAAGCTGTCCGTGGTCGGCGCGGGCATGCGCACGCACTCCGGCGTCTCGGCGACCCTGTTCGAGGCCCTGTCCGCCGGCGGCATCAACATCGAGATGATCTCCACCTCGGAGATCCGCATCTCGGTCGTGCTCCGCGACACCGATCTCACGGAGGCCGCCCGCACGGTGCACACCGCTTACGGCCTCGACGGCGACGCGGAGGCCACGGTCCACGCCGGCACCGGTCGCTGA
- a CDS encoding DMT family transporter: protein MTPQSGFSRRGWLLFGAMALLWGVPYLFISVAVDSISPPAIVAGRTLIAALLLLPFALRSGALRAALRHWPWVLAFGAVEMAGPFLLLGHAEMTLPSGMTGLLVATVPLFAALIALGGGDRGVLRPARGIGLLVGFIGVAIVVAGPGLFGGEVSLLAAGEVLLVAVLYAIAPFIVARKLNDVPSLGTITLSLLMIGLFYLPIGLLTQHEVPTLPSIGALLALAVICTALAFLAFFALIREVGPVRAPLFTYVNPVVAIVLGAIVLAEPLTPGLLLGFPLIIIGCWFAATGGRLRPVTPVPPAPA from the coding sequence GTGACCCCGCAGTCCGGCTTCTCCCGCCGGGGCTGGCTGCTCTTCGGGGCCATGGCCCTGCTGTGGGGCGTGCCCTACCTCTTCATCAGCGTGGCGGTGGACTCGATCTCCCCGCCGGCGATCGTCGCCGGACGGACGCTGATCGCCGCGCTCCTCCTGCTGCCGTTCGCCCTGCGCAGCGGCGCCCTCCGTGCGGCGCTCCGGCACTGGCCGTGGGTGCTGGCGTTCGGGGCCGTGGAGATGGCCGGACCGTTCCTCCTCCTCGGACACGCCGAGATGACACTGCCCTCCGGCATGACCGGACTCCTCGTGGCCACGGTGCCGCTGTTCGCCGCCCTCATCGCGCTGGGCGGCGGCGACCGCGGCGTGCTGCGTCCCGCCCGCGGCATCGGTCTTCTGGTCGGCTTCATCGGTGTGGCCATCGTCGTGGCGGGTCCCGGGCTCTTCGGGGGAGAGGTGAGCCTGCTCGCGGCCGGGGAGGTGCTGCTCGTCGCGGTGCTCTACGCGATCGCGCCGTTCATCGTGGCGCGCAAGCTGAACGACGTCCCCTCACTCGGCACGATCACGCTGTCGCTGCTCATGATCGGCCTCTTCTACCTCCCGATCGGGCTGCTCACTCAGCATGAGGTGCCGACGCTCCCGTCGATCGGCGCCCTGCTCGCCCTCGCCGTGATCTGCACGGCGCTGGCCTTCCTGGCCTTCTTCGCGCTGATCCGCGAGGTCGGACCGGTCAGGGCGCCGCTGTTCACCTACGTGAACCCGGTCGTGGCGATCGTGCTCGGGGCGATCGTGCTCGCCGAGCCCCTCACCCCTGGTCTCCTCCTCGGATTCCCGCTGATCATCATCGGCTGCTGGTTCGCCGCCACCGGAGGCCGCCTGCGTCCGGTGACGCCCGTTCCGCCTGCGCCGGCCTGA
- the recR gene encoding recombination mediator RecR, which translates to MYDGIVQELIDEFGRLPGIGPKSAQRIAFHILQTPTFDVARLAELLTEIRIRVRFCEICGNVAEQERCAICRDPRRNQALICVVEDAKDVAAIERTREFRGLYHVLGGAISPIAGIGPDDLRIAQLMTRLADGTVQEVIIATNPNLEGEATASYLSRLLTTMQITVSRLASGLPVGGDLEYADEVTLGRAFEGRRVL; encoded by the coding sequence ATGTACGACGGCATCGTCCAAGAGCTGATCGACGAGTTCGGCCGCCTTCCCGGTATCGGCCCGAAGTCGGCGCAGCGCATCGCGTTCCATATCCTGCAGACGCCGACGTTCGACGTCGCCCGTCTCGCGGAGCTGCTGACCGAGATCCGCATCCGCGTCCGGTTCTGCGAGATCTGCGGCAACGTCGCGGAGCAGGAGCGGTGCGCGATCTGCCGCGACCCCCGCCGCAACCAGGCGCTGATCTGCGTGGTCGAGGACGCGAAGGACGTCGCGGCGATCGAGCGCACACGGGAGTTCCGCGGCCTGTACCACGTGCTCGGCGGCGCGATCAGCCCCATCGCGGGCATCGGGCCGGACGACCTCCGGATCGCCCAGCTCATGACGCGACTCGCCGACGGCACCGTGCAGGAGGTCATCATCGCCACGAACCCCAACCTGGAGGGGGAGGCGACGGCGAGCTATCTGAGCCGGCTCCTCACGACGATGCAGATCACGGTCTCACGGCTCGCCTCGGGCCTCCCGGTCGGCGGCGACCTCGAGTACGCGGACGAGGTGACGCTGGGCCGGGCCTTCGAGGGCCGGCGCGTGCTGTGA